A section of the Macadamia integrifolia cultivar HAES 741 chromosome 9, SCU_Mint_v3, whole genome shotgun sequence genome encodes:
- the LOC122089857 gene encoding uncharacterized protein LOC122089857, with amino-acid sequence MANHELILGQSHDLALGQNQQLALGHNHDIGLGQNHELDLGQTHDHDLGLGHTHDHELGLGHAHDHELALGQTHDHTLAVQQTHGQDPQHENELALGQIKDSEFVEDGDNNHDHVEDHDHELSLAAQNQELVLSESHELPVPESHDLDQSLQITVDQNQEMAVESASQEMVMQQPTLVVTPVLQTRSIVVHPNHELAVGQEFPDVKSCRRALRDTAIAMHFEVKTVKSDKTRFTARCAAEGCPWRIHAAKLPGVPTFTIRTINEQHTCGGITHLGHQQASVQWVANSVEHCLRENPQCKPKEILEEIHRVHGITLSYKQAWRGKERIMAAVRGSFEEGYRLLPQYCEQIKRTNPGSIAAVFGNPTDNCFQRLFVSFQASIYGFVNACRPLLGLDRTLLKSKYLGTLLFATGFDGDGALFPLAFGVVDEENDDNWMWFLSELHNLLETNTENMPRLTILSDRQKGIVDGVEANFPTAFHGFCMRHLSESFRKEFNNTMLVNLLWDASHSLTVIEFEAKILEIEEISQDAAYWIRRIPPRLWATAYFEGTRFGHLTANIVESLNSWILEASGLPIIQMMECIRRQLMTWFNERREISMQWTTILVPTAERRVTEALEHARTYQVLRANEAEFEVISHEGTNIVDIRNRCCLCRGWQLYGLPCAHAVAALLSCRQNVHRFTESCFTVATYRKTYSQTIHPVPDKSLWKELSEGTQEGGNKAPEIIINPPKSLRPPGRPRKKRVRAEDRGRVKRVVHCSRCNQTGHFRTTCAAPI; translated from the coding sequence ATGGCTAATCACGAGTTAATTCTTGGGCAAAGCCATGATTTGGCGCTCGGACAGAACCAGCAGTTGGCTCTAGGTCATAATCATGATATTGGTCTTGGTCAGAACCATGAATTGGATCTGGGGCAGACTCATGACCATGACTTAGGTTTGGGGCATACACATGATCATGAGCTTGGTTTAGGACATGCCCATGACCATGAACTGGCCCTGGGGCAGACGCATGATCATACACTGGCTGTACAGCAGACGCATGGCCAAGATCCGCAACATGAGAATGAATTAGCTTTGGGTCAAATCAAAGACTCTGAATTTGTTGAGGATGGTGATAACAATCACGACCATGTTGAAGACCATGATCATGAATTATCTCTTGCTGCACAAAACCAGGAGTTAGTCTTGTCAGAGAGCCATGAGTTGCCTGTTCCAGAGAGCCATGACCTTGATCAGAGTTTGCAGATTACTGTGGACCAGAACCAAGAAATGGCAGTAGAATCTGCTTCTCAAGAAATGGTTATGCAACAGCCTACGCTAGTAGTGACTCCTGTTCTCCAGACCCGTTCTATTGTTGTGCACCCCAACCATGAGTTGGCAGTGGGCCAAGAATTTCCGGATGTGAAGAGCTGCCGTAGGGCATTGAGGGACACAGCTATAGCTATGCATTTTGAAGTAAAAACGGTGAAGTCAGACAAGACACGTTTTACTGCTAGGTGTGCAGCTGAGGGATGCCCATGGCGAATCCATGCTGCGAAGCTTCCAGGTGTCCCAACCTTTACAATTAGAACCATAAATGAACAGCACACCTGCGGAGGAATCACCCACCTGGGCCATCAACAAGCATCAGTCCAGTGGGTTGCAAACTCTGTGGAGCATTGCCTGAGGGAAAATCCACAATGCAAGCCGAAGGAAAtattggaagaaattcatcGGGTTCATGGAATCACCTTATCATACAAGCAAGCCTGGCGTGGGAAGGAGCGAATCATGGCTGCTGTCCGTGGGTCATTTGAAGAAGGGTATCGCCTTCTTCCACAATACTGTGAACAAATTAAACGGACCAACCCTGGGAGTATTGCTGCAGTTTTTGGGAATCCAACAGATAACTGCTTCCAACGTCTCTTTGTCTCGTTCCAAGCATCAATCTATGGCTTTGTCAATGCATGCCGACCACTTCTCGGGCTTGATAGAACACTTTTAAAGAGCAAGTACCTAGGGACCTTGCTTTTTGCTACTGGATTTGATGGAGATGGTGCTCTGTTTCCTTTAGCATTTGGGGTGGTCGATGAAGAAAATGATGACAATTGGATGTGGTTCCTGTCTGAGCTCCATAACCTGCTTGAGACTAACACAGAGAACATGCCGAGACTTACCATTTTGTCAGATAGACAGAAGGGTATCGTGGATGGAGTGGAAGCAAACTTCCCAACAGCCTTCCATGGATTCTGCATGCGTCATCTGAGTGAGAGTTTCCGAAAGGAGTTCAATAACACAATGCTTGTCAACCTTCTCTGGGATGCTTCTCATTCTCTTACTGTTATTGAATTTGAAGCAAAAATACTGGAGATTGAAGAGATCTCACAAGATGCTGCTTATTGGATTCGTCGCATCCCACCTCGTCTCTGGGCTACAGCTTATTTTGAGGGGACTCGTTTTGGACATTTGACAGCGAACATAGTTGAATCATTAAATTCTTGGATACTTGAAGCCTCCGGACTTCCTATAATTCAGATGATGGAGTGTATCCGTCGGCAACTAATGACTTGGTTTAATGAAAGACGTGAGATAAGTATGCAGTGGACGACAATACTCGTGCCTACTGCTGAGAGGCGTGTGACAGAAGCTCTTGAGCATGCACGCACTTATCAAGTGCTTCGTGCAAATGAGGCCGAGTTTGAAGTTATTTCTCATGAAGGAACAAATATTGTTGATATTCGCAATCGTTGCTGTCTATGCCGTGGCTGGCAGCTCTATGGATTGCCTTGTGCACATGCAGTGGCAGCACTGCTCTCTTGTCGGCAGAATGTCCATCGTTTTACAGAGAGCTGTTTCACTGTTGCAACTTACAGAAAAACATATTCACAGACTATTCATCCTGTTCCGGATAAAAGCCTTTGGAAAGAGTTATCGGAGGGAACTCAGGAGGGAGGCAATAAAGCTCCAGAAATTATAATAAATCCCCCCAAGTCACTTCGGCCACCGGGTCGACCCAGGAAGAAGCGTGTTCGTGCTGAAGACCGTGGGCGTGTCAAGCGAGTTGTACATTGTAGTCGTTGCAATCAGACGGGGCATTTCAGGACAACTTGTGCAGCTCCTATATGA
- the LOC122088721 gene encoding tyrosine-sulfated glycopeptide receptor 1-like, with protein sequence MLLRLQPSRYDNPETTLLVLLCFLILFCFPTPHHACQELDRVSLLSFSYNLSTPLNWSSSSSSDCCSWEGVSCDGGWVTTLWLPYRGLRGLLSVSLANLTHLSYLNLSHNFLSGPLPFSFVSSFDNLTALDLSFNRLSDELPTSALPNRSLSLQILDLSSNLFHGDFRFSFIGKAENLSTLIISNNSFTGQIPSSICQNYKLLKHLDFSSNDFSQEIASVLGNCSKLEVFKAGWNQLVGSLPDDIYGIVSLQQLSLPGNNISGTIDGADKIVRLVNLTVLDLSLNRLTGQLPQDIGKLTKLEQLILHKNKLYGPLPPSLMNCANLRVLSLSVNDFHGELSAIDFSKLNQLNTLDLGVNNFSGNFPVSLYSCTSLTAIRLTRNKLEGQIQPEILALRNLSYLAISINQLTNITGAFRILMHSRNLTTLLLSKNFKGEANTIDIDPDGFQNIRALAIGGCQLTGPVPNWLANLGSLEVLDLSENQFTGSIPGWLGILPRLFYIDLSGNSLTGELPLEFTRLPRLVSSAPLDQVFLELPFYVITQNSAGKVYTQLSGLPPTINLSNNSINGSIPPEIGQLKSLLVLDLSINKFSGEIPDQMSNLSNLEILNLSGNNLTGDIPSSISQLHFLSWFSVANNNLEGPIPVDGQFDTFSNSSFVGNPRLCGPLVQRPCHPQDEGTTTSPAAPRKRMNLEHLLVVLGICLGCGCVFTVLILWIISKRIKLRRKDSNKIHLELSSCSSNFGISPLVVEDSSLVMLFSGNSNECKDITVSDILKATNNFDQANIIGCGGFGLVYKATLPNGTKLAVKRLSGDLGMVEREFKAEVECLSNAQHENLVSLRGYCVHEGCRMLIYSYMENGSLDYWLHEKTDGPSILDWRTRLKIVQGACCGLSYMHQICEPHIIHRDIKSSNILLDENFKAHVADFGLSRLIFPYDTHVSTELVGTLGYIPPEYGQAWVATLRGDVYSFGVVMLELLARKRPLEVFNPKMSRELVGWVQQMKSQGKQYEVFDPLLRGKGHEKEMLKVLEVACLCVNQNPFKRPTIKEVEGWLENVGAAPEIQI encoded by the coding sequence ATGCTTCTACGGCTGCAACCTTCGAGATACGACAATCCAGAGACGACCCTTTTGGTTTTGCTCTGTTTTCTGATCCTCTTTTGCTTTCCCACGCCCCACCATGCCTGCCAGGAACTCGATCGAGTGTCTCTGTTGTCCTTCTCCTACAACCTCTCAACTCCTCTGaattggtcttcttcttcttcctcggaTTGCTGTTCTTGGGAAGGAGTTTCTTGCGATGGTGGTTGGGTCACCACTCTATGGCTTCCGTACAGAGGACTCAGAGGGctcctctctgtctctcttgcTAACCTCACCCACCTCTCTTACCTCAATCTCTCACATAATTTTCTATCTGGGCCCCTTCCATTTTCCTTCGTTTCGTCTTTTGATAACCTAACGGCCCTCGATTTGAGCTTCAATCGTCTTTCCGATGAATTACCAACCTCTGCGTTACCCAATCGTTCCTTGTCTCTGCAGATTCTTGATTTGTCGTCCAATCTCTTCCATGGAGATTTTCGGTTTTCATTCATCGGAAAAGCTGAGAATCTGTCGACATTGATCATCAGCAACAATAGCTTCACCGGTCAAATTCCTTCTTCAATATGCCAGAATTACAAATTGCTTAAGCACTTGGATTTCTCCTCCAATGACTTCAGCCAAGAGATTGCTTCAGTTCTTGGTAATTGTTCGAAGCTGGAGGTGTTCAAAGCAGGTTGGAACCAACTTGTTGGATCCTTACCCGATGACATCTATGGCATAGTTTCACTGCAGCAGCTCTCCCTTCCCGGCAACAACATATCAGGAACTATAGATGGAGCTGATAAGATCGTTCGCCTTGTCAACCTCACTGTTCTTGACCTTTCCTTGAATAGATTGACAGGGCAACTACCTCAGGATATTGGGAAGCTGACGAAATTGGAACAGCTGATCCTCCACAAGAACAAGCTCTATGGTCCTCTGCCTCCATCCTTGATGAATTGCGCAAATCTCCGGGTCCTGAGTCTAAGTGTGAACGACTTCCATGGGGAATTATCCGCCATTGATTTCTCCAAACTCAACCAATTGAACACTCTGGACTTGGGAGTAAACAACTTTTCTGGTAATTTTCCAGTGAGCCTATACTCCTGTACATCCTTAACAGCAATTCGACTCACCAGGAACAAGCTCGAGGGACAAATCCAGCCTGAAATACTTGCATTGAGGAACCTATCTTACCTTGCAATTTCGATCAATCAGCTGACCAACATCACTGGAGCATTTCGGATTCTGATGCATAGCAGGAACCTCACCACACTTCTCCTCTCAAAGAACTTCAAGGGAGAAGCGAATACCATTGACATAGATCCTGACGGATTCCAAAATATCCGGGCTCTGGCTATTGGTGGTTGTCAGCTCACCGGCCCAGTGCCCAACTGGTTAGCTAATCTCGGGAGTCTGGAGGTCTTGGATTTGTCTGAAAATCAGTTCACAGGCTCAATCCCTGGGTGGTTGGGAATACTACCAAGACTCTTCTATATAGACTTGTCTGGGAACTCTCTTACAGGAGAATTGCCTCTGGAGTTCACAAGACTGCCCAGGCTGGTCTCATCAGCTCCACTGGATCAGGTTTTTCTGGAGTTACCTTTCTATGTCATTACCCAAAATTCTGCTGGGAAAGTGTATACTCAGCTCTCCGGCCTACCCCCTACGATAAACCTGAGTAACAACAGCATTAATGGCAGCATTCCTCCAGAGATTGGCCAGTTGAAGAGCCTTCTTGTGCTAGACCTCAGCATCAACAAGTTCTCCGGTGAGATTCCTGACCAGATGTCCAATCTCTCCAACTTGGAAATACTGAATCTTTCAGGGAACAACCTCACGGGTGACATCCCGTCTTCCATTTCTCAGCTCCATTTCTTGTCTTGGTTCAGTGTTGCAAATAACAATCTGGAAGGGCCTATACCAGTTGATGGTCAGTTTGATACTTTCTCCAACTCCAGTTTTGTCGGTAATCCGAGGTTGTGTGGTCCGCTTGTGCAACGGCCTTGCCACCCTCAAGATGAGGGAACCACCACTAGTCCTGCAGCACCCAGAAAGAGAATGAATCTTGAACACCTTTTGGTAGTTCTCGGAATATGCTTAGGGTGTGGTTGTGTGTTCACTGTGTTAATTCTTTGGATAATATCCAAGAGGATCAAACTCAGAAGAAAGGACAGTAACAAGATTCATCTGGAACTCAGTTCATGCAGCTCCAATTTTGGAATATCTCCCCTTGTGGTGGAGGATTCCAGTCTGGTGATGTTGTTCTCCGGCAACTCTAATGAATGCAAAGATATCACTGTATCAGACATCTTGAAAGCAACTAACAATTTTGATCAGGCAAACATCATCGGTTGTGGGGGATTTGGTTTGGTATATAAGGCAACATTACCAAATGGAACCAAGCTGGCTGTTAAGAGACTGTCTGGAGACTTGGGTATGGTGGAAAGGGAATTCAAGGCTGAGGTTGAATGCCTTTCCAATGCTCAGCATGAGAATTTGGTCTCTCTGCGTGGTTACTGTGTGCATGAGGGATGTAGGATGTTGATTTATTCCTACATGGAAAATGGGAGTCTGGACTACTGGCTGCATGAGAAGACCGATGGTCCATCTATACTTGACTGGCGTACTAGGCTGAAAATTGTGCAGGGAGCATGCTGCGGGCTTTCTTACATGCACCAGATCTGTGAGCCGCACATTATTCATCGGGACATCAAATCTAGCAACATCTTGCTTGATGAGAATTTTAAGGCTCATGTTGCAGATTTCGGGCTTTCACGATTGATCTTTCCATATGACACCCATGTCTCAACTGAGCTGGTAGGGACCTTAGGCTACATTCCTCCCGAGTATGGGCAGGCCTGGGTTGCCACCTTGAGAGGAGATGTGTACAGTTTTGGGGTTGTCATGCTTGAGCTGCTCGCAAGGAAGAGGCCTCTTGAGGTCTTCAATCCAAAAATGTCAAGGGAGTTGGTTGGATGGGTGCAGCAAATGAAGTCTCAGGGCAAGCAATATGAAGTTTTTGACCCTCTTCTGAGGGGCAAGGGGCATGAGAAAGAGATGCTGAAGGTGCTTGAGGTGGCTTGCTTGTGTGTCAATCAGAATCCATTTAAGAGACCAACTATCAAGGAAGTTGAGGGTTGGCTTGAGAATGTAGGGGCAGCCCCAGAGATCCAAATATAA